Proteins encoded by one window of Antechinus flavipes isolate AdamAnt ecotype Samford, QLD, Australia chromosome 4, AdamAnt_v2, whole genome shotgun sequence:
- the LOC127558795 gene encoding keratin-associated protein 9-3-like translates to MSCCNTCSTSFCGFPSCSTGGNCGSNCCQDSCGTSCCQQGGCGSSCGASCGTSCCQQGGSGISSGAGCAPPCETTCTTRCYQPPCCGCESCRTRWCRPDCRVEGTCLPSCCVVSCTPPSCCQLHHAQASCCRPSYCGQSCCRPACCCYCCEPTC, encoded by the coding sequence ATGTCTTGCTGCAACACCTGCTCCACCAGCTTCTGTGGTTTCCCCAGTTGTTCTACTGGAGGGAACTGTGGATCTAACTGCTGTCAGGACAGCTGTGGAACTAGTTGCTGCCAACAGGGTGGCTGTGGAAGCAGCTGTGGTGCTAGCTGTGGAACCAGCTGCTGCCAACAGGGTGGCTCTGGGATCAGCTCTGGGGCTGGCTGTGCACCTCCTTGTGAGACCACTTGCACAACCAGGTGTTACCAACCCCCATGCTGTGGATGTGAGAGCTGCCGCACCAGGTGGTGTCGGCCAGATTGTAGAGTTGAAGGAACCTGCCTGCCATCTTGTTGTGTGGTTAGTTGCACTCCCCCATCTTGCTGCCAGCTGCATCATGCCCAGGCTTCTTGCTGCCGCCCATCCTACTGTGGTCAGTCTTGCTGCCGTCCAgcctgctgctgctactgctgtgaACCCACCTGCTAA